The Spirochaeta cellobiosiphila DSM 17781 DNA segment GAAGGGGATAGCCAGATTAAGCTCTCTTTTACAGCAAAGAATGTCTACATGGTAGTGGATCCTTTAGAGGAAGAACCGAGTATCACTATCACAATAGACGGCTCAGAGCAGACCTCGACTCTAGAACCTACAGAAAGCAAGCTATACCAGCTCGTCCAGTTGGACAAAACCGGATCTCATATACTAACTCTAACCATCAAAGGAAAGGTACGTTTCTATACCTTTACCTTTGGATAAATCCCTAAGGAGGAAAAACAATGAAATACATAATGATCATCTTAATGCTTCAAGCGGGACTCTTAATAGCTCAGGATATCAGGGAAGGAACAATACCTCCTCCCCAATTAACAAACAGTACCTATCAGAAACCATCAGATAAGGAACTGAAAAAACAACTCACCCCTCTCCAGTATAAAGTCACCCAGCATGAAGGCACAGAAAGGGCTTTCCAAAACGAATACTGGAATAACCATGAAGAGGGCATCTATGTGGATATCGTATCAGGGGAACCTCTCTTTAGTTCCACTGATAAATATGACTCTCGCACAGGTTGGCCCAGCTTCACCAAACCCTTAGCTGACGGCAATAT contains these protein-coding regions:
- the msrB gene encoding peptide-methionine (R)-S-oxide reductase MsrB encodes the protein MKYIMIILMLQAGLLIAQDIREGTIPPPQLTNSTYQKPSDKELKKQLTPLQYKVTQHEGTERAFQNEYWNNHEEGIYVDIVSGEPLFSSTDKYDSRTGWPSFTKPLADGNIQYNKDSSWGMVRTEVRSTYGDNHLGHLFNDGPKPTGLRYCINSASLRFIPKTRMKQEGYGNLLYLFGEMK